In a genomic window of Stegostoma tigrinum isolate sSteTig4 chromosome 43, sSteTig4.hap1, whole genome shotgun sequence:
- the LOC125449027 gene encoding zinc finger protein 271-like produces the protein MEKPWECGDCGKGFRFQSELEIHQRSHTGERPFTCSECGKGFTASFKLLAHQQVHSNERPFKCTDCGKHYKNAWELASHKLVHTDERPFRCPECGIRFKHSSHLRGHQRVHTVERPFICSECGMGFAQSSHLLKHQQVHTNERPFTCSDCEKSFKSSNDLRVHQRIHTGERPFICSVCGKGFTQSTHLLKHQRVHSEERPFKCPDCGQQYKSAWILTVHQRVHTDERPFRCSHCGTGFKRSSELTAHQRLHTGERPFICSVCGKGFTQSTHLLTHQRVHTTEKPFKCSDCEKSFKSSNGLQLHQRIHTGERPFVCSVCGKGFTQSTHLLTHQRVHSEERPFKCPDCEKSFKSSNDLQVHQRIHTGERPFICSLCGKGFIQSTHLLTHQRVHSEERPFKCPDCEKQYKSAWELTVHQRVHTGEKPFKCSHCGTGFSRSSHLLRHQRLHTGERPFSCSECGRKFSCSSNLQSHKSVHVVVRPFKCSQCEKNFKNKQTLLRHQRVHTEERPFKCPDCGKCFKMARDLMSHQRVHTEEKPFQCSHCETGFKRSSDLVRHQRVHSL, from the coding sequence ATGGAGAAACCATGGGAATGTGGAGATTGTGGCAAGGGATTCAGATTCCAATCCGAGCTGGAAATACATCAACGCAGCCACACCggtgagagaccattcacctgctcagaatgtgggaagggattcactgcCTCATTCAAACTTCTAGCACATCAGCAAGTTCACAGCaatgagagaccttttaaatgtacaGACTGTGGAAAGCACTATAAAAATGCCTGGGAATTGGCATCCCATAAACTTGTTCACACCGATGAGAGACCATTCAGGTGCCCTGAATGTGGGATTAGGTTCAAGCATTCATCTCACCTGCGGGGGCATCAACGAGTTCACACTGtggagaggccattcatctgctctgagtgtgggatgGGATTCGCTCAATCATCCCACTTACTGAAACACCAGCAGGTTCATACTAATGAGAGACCTTTTACATGTTCAGATTGTGAGAAGAGCTTTAAAAGCAGCAATGATCTTCGGGTACATCaacgaattcacactggggagagaccatttatctgctcagtgtgtgggaagggatttactcagTCAACTCACCTCTTaaaacaccagcgagttcacagtgAAGAAAGACCCTTTAAATGCCCAGATTGTGGACAGCAGTATAAAAGTGCATGGATACTGACAGTCCATCAACGTGtccacactgatgagagaccattcaggtgctctcactgtgggactGGGTTCAAGCGTTCATCTGAGCTCACTGCCCACCAGCGACTTCACAcgggggagaggccattcatctgctcagtgtgtgggaaggggttTACTCAGTCAACACACCTGCTAACACACCAGCGAGTACATACTACAGAGAAACCTTTCAAATGTTCTGACTGTGAGAAGAGCTTTAAAAGCAGCAATGGCCTTCAGTTGcatcagcgaattcacactggggagaggccattcgtctgctcagtgtgtgggaagggatttactcagTCAACCCATCTGCTTACTCATCAGCGAGTTCACAGTgaagagagaccttttaaatgcccagactgtgAGAAGAGCTTTAAAAGCAGTAATGATCTTCAAGTACACCaacgaattcacactggggaaagaccattcatctgctcattgtgcgggaagggatttattcagtCAACTCATCTGCTGACACACCAACGAGTTCACAGTgaagagagaccttttaaatgcccagactgtgAGAAGCAGTATAAAAGTGCATGGGAACTGACAgtccatcaacgtgttcacactggtGAGAAACCATTCAAGTGCTCTCACTGCGGGACTGGGTTCAGCAGGTCGTCGCATCTGCTGCGACACCAACGgcttcacactggggagagaccattcagctgctctgagtgtgggaggaAATTTTCTTGCTCATCCAACTTGCAATCACACAAGAGCGTTCATGTTGTTGTGAGACCCTTTAAATGTTCTCAATgtgagaagaattttaaaaacaaacagactTTGCTGAGACATCAGCGAGTTCATACTgaagagagaccttttaaatgcccagactgtgGGAAATGCTTTAAAATGGCCAGGGACCTGATGTCTCATCAACGTGTTCATACAGAGGAGAAACCATTCCAATGTTCTCACTGCGAAACTGGGTTCAAACGGTCATCTGACCtggtgagacaccagcgagttcacagtcTGTAG